A single window of Sphingobacterium sp. ML3W DNA harbors:
- a CDS encoding AraC family transcriptional regulator, whose amino-acid sequence MLDKRVISKSLIPENKAFSIKRIDEPHFDPTFHAHPEFQLSYVIKGEGNRIVGNSLQPFHANDMVFIGPNLPHVWKNHLSYFKKDSQLDTSVIVIYFHNNFFSEEIYGKAEFYKLKNFFNKSNLGIEIKGETRTIIGEMMFELLNTEGLESIILLLKILDTLVISTTCSYINEFDEAINYKEAETERIHKVYDFVIKNFDKQIRLEQVAEIANMTSTSFSRYFKTRLNKSFSDFLKEIRVNYACKLLKDDSISIEMISYECGYPSITNFNKQFKSVIGLQPRQYRDNFLNLI is encoded by the coding sequence ATGCTAGATAAGAGAGTTATTTCAAAATCACTTATTCCAGAGAATAAAGCTTTTTCAATAAAAAGGATTGATGAACCCCATTTTGACCCTACCTTCCATGCGCATCCAGAATTTCAGCTTTCTTATGTCATAAAGGGAGAGGGCAATCGGATCGTAGGCAATAGTCTGCAGCCCTTCCATGCCAATGACATGGTATTTATCGGTCCCAATCTACCGCACGTGTGGAAAAACCATTTATCCTATTTCAAAAAAGACAGCCAATTAGATACCTCTGTAATTGTCATTTATTTTCATAACAATTTTTTTTCTGAAGAGATCTATGGCAAAGCAGAGTTCTATAAACTGAAAAATTTCTTCAATAAAAGTAATCTAGGTATTGAAATTAAGGGAGAAACCAGAACGATCATCGGAGAGATGATGTTTGAGCTATTAAATACAGAAGGATTAGAAAGTATCATTTTATTATTAAAAATATTGGACACCTTAGTAATTTCTACAACATGTAGTTATATCAATGAGTTTGATGAGGCTATCAACTACAAGGAAGCCGAAACCGAACGTATCCATAAGGTATATGATTTTGTTATTAAAAACTTTGATAAGCAGATCCGTCTCGAGCAAGTTGCCGAAATCGCCAATATGACAAGCACCTCTTTTAGTCGGTACTTCAAAACTAGGCTTAATAAATCATTCTCAGATTTCCTCAAAGAAATCAGAGTAAACTATGCCTGTAAACTGTTGAAAGACGATAGCATTTCGATAGAAATGATCAGCTACGAATGTGGATATCCATCCATAACAAATTTCAACAAACAATTCAAAAGTGTCATTGGCCTTCAGCCCAGACAGTATCGAGATAATTTTCTAAATCTAATTTAG
- the dinB gene encoding DNA polymerase IV, with translation MERNIVHCDLDTFFVSVERLLNVALVDRPVLIGGTSDRGVVASCSYEARKYGVHSAMPMRLALRMCPEAIVVRGDHDRYSQYSSMVTEIIEECTPVVEKASIDEHYLDVTGMDRFFGCWQWTQELRQRIIRETGLPISFGLSVNKTVSKIATGQAKPSNELYVKGGTEKGFLAPLSIRKIPMVGEKSFSLLRNMGINKIGTLQQMEVFTMQRVLGENGVNIWRKANGQDDSPVLPFREQKSMSKETTFPQDTIDMEVLRRTLIGMIDTLAFDLRKDQKLTSCITLKIRYSNFDTHTQQVKVGFTNSDRLITEKVMALFKKLYSRRMLIRLIGIKFSNLIYGAYQTDLFNDSSEEVNLLQAMDKIRQRYGSQYLMKGICAPEPIVKKGGIKS, from the coding sequence ATGGAACGGAATATAGTACATTGTGATCTCGACACATTTTTTGTGTCGGTCGAGCGTTTGCTCAACGTTGCTTTGGTGGACAGACCTGTGCTTATCGGGGGAACTTCCGACCGCGGTGTGGTGGCATCATGCTCATATGAAGCCCGTAAGTACGGAGTGCATAGTGCCATGCCGATGCGGTTGGCTTTACGGATGTGTCCCGAAGCTATCGTGGTACGTGGTGACCATGATCGTTATAGCCAATATTCTTCCATGGTGACCGAGATTATCGAAGAGTGTACGCCTGTGGTCGAAAAGGCCAGTATTGATGAACACTATCTGGATGTGACGGGGATGGACCGTTTCTTTGGCTGCTGGCAGTGGACTCAGGAATTGCGACAGCGTATTATTCGGGAGACCGGTCTACCGATCAGCTTCGGTCTTTCGGTCAATAAAACCGTGAGCAAGATTGCCACTGGTCAAGCGAAACCCAGTAATGAACTTTATGTAAAAGGGGGTACCGAAAAGGGATTTTTAGCACCGTTATCGATCCGTAAGATCCCGATGGTGGGTGAGAAATCTTTTTCCTTGCTACGCAATATGGGGATCAACAAGATCGGCACCTTACAACAGATGGAAGTCTTCACCATGCAGCGGGTGCTAGGGGAGAACGGTGTCAATATTTGGCGAAAAGCCAATGGGCAGGATGATTCTCCGGTATTGCCCTTCCGCGAGCAGAAGTCCATGAGTAAGGAGACCACCTTTCCGCAAGACACCATCGATATGGAGGTTCTACGCCGTACTTTGATCGGCATGATCGATACCTTGGCTTTCGATCTTCGTAAGGATCAGAAGCTCACCAGTTGCATCACGCTCAAGATCCGATACAGCAATTTCGATACCCATACCCAACAGGTGAAGGTCGGTTTCACCAACTCCGATCGGCTGATCACTGAAAAGGTGATGGCGCTGTTCAAAAAGTTGTATAGCCGTAGGATGTTGATCCGTTTGATCGGTATCAAGTTCTCCAATCTGATCTATGGTGCTTATCAGACCGACCTGTTCAATGATAGCAGTGAGGAGGTCAATCTGCTGCAGGCCATGGACAAGATCCGCCAGCGTTACGGCAGTCAATACCTCATGAAAGGTATCTGTGCACCAGAACCAATAGTCAAGAAAGGAGGCATTAAGTCTTGA